The Rhinatrema bivittatum chromosome 4, aRhiBiv1.1, whole genome shotgun sequence genome window below encodes:
- the TSEN54 gene encoding tRNA-splicing endonuclease subunit Sen54 isoform X1, which yields MDPSAGVGGSRALSPAELFNARTRNRCLPQRSHGPKDFLPDNSEEQREKLRLCQEEEWQLLSEERVERLGNLVKAEWKPQEDLVELQSPAGKFWHTMGFSEQGKQCLFPEEAVYLLECGSVQLFYKGLPLSIQEAYERLLSQGTVTLLQYQVFSHLKRLGYIVMRFNPCTVLSPYERQLNLESCYQSSGRSHRKRKRSSTSRFKNKEENESKRNPAEGISGGVLDSHGDDSQLTSELNRDWTEKEYKKQWPDNGEEQTHNLSCAKQSHEASDQSQSRTEDHVMDSLHTSPQGSYIMGRSRWDFTKIKFPDCASDCPQTLCPQPYKGFLPENIAGQKVDVSRWRRRLNQKREKLSRREEEQLEREYRYKRSVNMDRAVRQCCSWQEYKELLKQRGERLPQLWNDVVSPLVQLEQVGSSASLLDQISVLQSSHMLDGITCPQENAQGMKIDFDVYQADAVADFKKSSPGKPYARMCVRRFDEPIPDLRVLKQLAYQSGDVPVVFALVDSGDISFYSFKDFTLPIDVCH from the exons CCCAGCTGAGCTGTTCAATGCTCGAACTCGGAATCGCTGTCTCCCTCAGCGTTCACACGGCCCAAAGGATTTTCTCCCTGATAATTcagaagagcagagagagaaacTGCGCCTGTGCCAGGAGGAGGAGTGGCAGCTGCTGTCAGAAGAGCGCGTGGAGCGCCT TGGAAACTTGGTGAAAGCTGAGTGGAAGCCTCAAGAAGACCTCGTGGAACTGCAGTCTCCTGCG GGGAAATTTTGGCATACTATGGGATTTAGTGAGCAGGGAAAACAGTGCCTCTTCCCAGAAGAAGCCGTCTACCTGCTGGAATGT GGTTCAGTTCAACTCTTTTATAAGGGCCTGCCCCTCTCCATTCAGGAAGCATACGAGAGGCTTCTGTCCCAAGGGACTGTGACTCTGCTGCAGTACCAG GTGTTCAGTCATTTGAAGAGACTGGGCTACATTGTGATGAGATTCAACCCTTG CACTGTCCTGTCTCCTTATGAGAGGCAGCTGAACCTGGAGAGTTGCTATCAAAGCTCAGGGAGATCACATCGCAAAAGGAAACGGAGTTCCACCTCTCG ctTTAAGAATAAAGAGGAAAATGAATCTAAGAGAAATCCAGCAGAAGGGATCTCTGGAGGAGTTCTTGACAGCCATGGGGATGACAGTCAACTGACATCAGAATTGAACAGGGATTGGACAGAGAAAGAATACAAAAAGCAATGGCCCGACAATGGAGAAGAGCAAACCCACAATCTCAGTTGTGCAAAGCAAAGTCATGAAGCCAGTGATCAATCACAGTCGAGAACAGAAGATCATGTCATGGATTCCTTGCACACCAGTCCCCAGGGTTCCTACATAATGGGCAGATCCAGATGGGACTTTACCAAGATTAAGTTTCCCGACTGTGCCTCGGACTGTCCTCAGACCCTCTGTCCCCAGCCCTACAAGGGCTTCCTGCCAGAGAATATAGCTGGGCAGAAGGTGGACGTGTCTCGCTGGCGCCGGCGACTGAACCAGAAGCGAGAGAAGCTCTCCCGAAGGGAGGAAGAGCAACTGGAGAGAGAATACAGATACAAGAGGAGTGTGAACATGGATAGAGCGGTGAGGCAGTGCTGCAGCTGGCAGGAGTACAAGGAGCTCCTGAAACAGAGGGGTGAGCGGCTCCCGCAACTCTGGAATGATGTGGTCTCGCCGTTGGTCCAACTAGAACAAGTTGGTTCGTCAG cttcaCTCCTTGACCAGATTTCTGTTCTACAGTCTTCCCACATGCTGGATGGAATAACTTG CCCCCAGGAAAATGCTCAGGGGATGAAGATAGATTTTGATGtttatcaggccgatgcagttgCGGACTTCAAAAAATCCAGCCCGGGGAAACCTTACGCCAGAATGTGTGTGCGGAG atttgatGAGCCGATTCCAGATCTGCGGGTACTGAAGCAGCTGGCTTACCAGAGCGGGGATGTGCCGGTCGTCTTTGCGCTTGTAGACAGTGGAGATATTTCCTTTTACTCCTTCAAAGACTTTACACTTCCCATTGATGTCTGTCACTGA
- the TSEN54 gene encoding tRNA-splicing endonuclease subunit Sen54 isoform X3, with protein MGFSEQGKQCLFPEEAVYLLECGSVQLFYKGLPLSIQEAYERLLSQGTVTLLQYQVFSHLKRLGYIVMRFNPCTVLSPYERQLNLESCYQSSGRSHRKRKRSSTSRFKNKEENESKRNPAEGISGGVLDSHGDDSQLTSELNRDWTEKEYKKQWPDNGEEQTHNLSCAKQSHEASDQSQSRTEDHVMDSLHTSPQGSYIMGRSRWDFTKIKFPDCASDCPQTLCPQPYKGFLPENIAGQKVDVSRWRRRLNQKREKLSRREEEQLEREYRYKRSVNMDRAVRQCCSWQEYKELLKQRGERLPQLWNDVVSPLVQLEQVGSSASLLDQISVLQSSHMLDGITCPQENAQGMKIDFDVYQADAVADFKKSSPGKPYARMCVRRFDEPIPDLRVLKQLAYQSGDVPVVFALVDSGDISFYSFKDFTLPIDVCH; from the exons ATGGGATTTAGTGAGCAGGGAAAACAGTGCCTCTTCCCAGAAGAAGCCGTCTACCTGCTGGAATGT GGTTCAGTTCAACTCTTTTATAAGGGCCTGCCCCTCTCCATTCAGGAAGCATACGAGAGGCTTCTGTCCCAAGGGACTGTGACTCTGCTGCAGTACCAG GTGTTCAGTCATTTGAAGAGACTGGGCTACATTGTGATGAGATTCAACCCTTG CACTGTCCTGTCTCCTTATGAGAGGCAGCTGAACCTGGAGAGTTGCTATCAAAGCTCAGGGAGATCACATCGCAAAAGGAAACGGAGTTCCACCTCTCG ctTTAAGAATAAAGAGGAAAATGAATCTAAGAGAAATCCAGCAGAAGGGATCTCTGGAGGAGTTCTTGACAGCCATGGGGATGACAGTCAACTGACATCAGAATTGAACAGGGATTGGACAGAGAAAGAATACAAAAAGCAATGGCCCGACAATGGAGAAGAGCAAACCCACAATCTCAGTTGTGCAAAGCAAAGTCATGAAGCCAGTGATCAATCACAGTCGAGAACAGAAGATCATGTCATGGATTCCTTGCACACCAGTCCCCAGGGTTCCTACATAATGGGCAGATCCAGATGGGACTTTACCAAGATTAAGTTTCCCGACTGTGCCTCGGACTGTCCTCAGACCCTCTGTCCCCAGCCCTACAAGGGCTTCCTGCCAGAGAATATAGCTGGGCAGAAGGTGGACGTGTCTCGCTGGCGCCGGCGACTGAACCAGAAGCGAGAGAAGCTCTCCCGAAGGGAGGAAGAGCAACTGGAGAGAGAATACAGATACAAGAGGAGTGTGAACATGGATAGAGCGGTGAGGCAGTGCTGCAGCTGGCAGGAGTACAAGGAGCTCCTGAAACAGAGGGGTGAGCGGCTCCCGCAACTCTGGAATGATGTGGTCTCGCCGTTGGTCCAACTAGAACAAGTTGGTTCGTCAG cttcaCTCCTTGACCAGATTTCTGTTCTACAGTCTTCCCACATGCTGGATGGAATAACTTG CCCCCAGGAAAATGCTCAGGGGATGAAGATAGATTTTGATGtttatcaggccgatgcagttgCGGACTTCAAAAAATCCAGCCCGGGGAAACCTTACGCCAGAATGTGTGTGCGGAG atttgatGAGCCGATTCCAGATCTGCGGGTACTGAAGCAGCTGGCTTACCAGAGCGGGGATGTGCCGGTCGTCTTTGCGCTTGTAGACAGTGGAGATATTTCCTTTTACTCCTTCAAAGACTTTACACTTCCCATTGATGTCTGTCACTGA
- the TSEN54 gene encoding tRNA-splicing endonuclease subunit Sen54 isoform X2 translates to MDPSAGVGGSRALSPAELFNARTRNRCLPQRSHGPKDFLPDNSEEQREKLRLCQEEEWQLLSEERVERLGNLVKAEWKPQEDLVELQSPAGKFWHTMGFSEQGKQCLFPEEAVYLLECGSVQLFYKGLPLSIQEAYERLLSQGTVTLLQYQVFSHLKRLGYIVMRFNPCTVLSPYERQLNLESCYQSSGRSHRKRKRSSTSRFKNKEENESKRNPAEGISGGVLDSHGDDSQLTSELNRDWTEKEYKKQWPDNGEEQTHNLSCAKQSHEASDQSQSRTEDHVMDSLHTSPQGSYIMGRSRWDFTKIKFPDCASDCPQTLCPQPYKGFLPENIAGQKVDVSRWRRRLNQKREKLSRREEEQLEREYRYKRSVNMDRAVRQCCSWQEYKELLKQRGERLPQLWNDVVSPLVQLEQVGSSASLLDQISVLQSSHMLDGITCPQENAQGMKIDFDVYQADAVADFKKSSPGKPYARMCVRRVHLVQSAKMATMYPN, encoded by the exons CCCAGCTGAGCTGTTCAATGCTCGAACTCGGAATCGCTGTCTCCCTCAGCGTTCACACGGCCCAAAGGATTTTCTCCCTGATAATTcagaagagcagagagagaaacTGCGCCTGTGCCAGGAGGAGGAGTGGCAGCTGCTGTCAGAAGAGCGCGTGGAGCGCCT TGGAAACTTGGTGAAAGCTGAGTGGAAGCCTCAAGAAGACCTCGTGGAACTGCAGTCTCCTGCG GGGAAATTTTGGCATACTATGGGATTTAGTGAGCAGGGAAAACAGTGCCTCTTCCCAGAAGAAGCCGTCTACCTGCTGGAATGT GGTTCAGTTCAACTCTTTTATAAGGGCCTGCCCCTCTCCATTCAGGAAGCATACGAGAGGCTTCTGTCCCAAGGGACTGTGACTCTGCTGCAGTACCAG GTGTTCAGTCATTTGAAGAGACTGGGCTACATTGTGATGAGATTCAACCCTTG CACTGTCCTGTCTCCTTATGAGAGGCAGCTGAACCTGGAGAGTTGCTATCAAAGCTCAGGGAGATCACATCGCAAAAGGAAACGGAGTTCCACCTCTCG ctTTAAGAATAAAGAGGAAAATGAATCTAAGAGAAATCCAGCAGAAGGGATCTCTGGAGGAGTTCTTGACAGCCATGGGGATGACAGTCAACTGACATCAGAATTGAACAGGGATTGGACAGAGAAAGAATACAAAAAGCAATGGCCCGACAATGGAGAAGAGCAAACCCACAATCTCAGTTGTGCAAAGCAAAGTCATGAAGCCAGTGATCAATCACAGTCGAGAACAGAAGATCATGTCATGGATTCCTTGCACACCAGTCCCCAGGGTTCCTACATAATGGGCAGATCCAGATGGGACTTTACCAAGATTAAGTTTCCCGACTGTGCCTCGGACTGTCCTCAGACCCTCTGTCCCCAGCCCTACAAGGGCTTCCTGCCAGAGAATATAGCTGGGCAGAAGGTGGACGTGTCTCGCTGGCGCCGGCGACTGAACCAGAAGCGAGAGAAGCTCTCCCGAAGGGAGGAAGAGCAACTGGAGAGAGAATACAGATACAAGAGGAGTGTGAACATGGATAGAGCGGTGAGGCAGTGCTGCAGCTGGCAGGAGTACAAGGAGCTCCTGAAACAGAGGGGTGAGCGGCTCCCGCAACTCTGGAATGATGTGGTCTCGCCGTTGGTCCAACTAGAACAAGTTGGTTCGTCAG cttcaCTCCTTGACCAGATTTCTGTTCTACAGTCTTCCCACATGCTGGATGGAATAACTTG CCCCCAGGAAAATGCTCAGGGGATGAAGATAGATTTTGATGtttatcaggccgatgcagttgCGGACTTCAAAAAATCCAGCCCGGGGAAACCTTACGCCAGAATGTGTGTGCGGAG AGTCCATCTTGTGCAGTCTGCTAAAATGGCGACTATGTATCCTAATTAG